The Deltaproteobacteria bacterium genome segment TCTATCAGTCGTTTTCTCCCACTCGGGTCGTCAAAGTCAGGGATATAAGGCACCTTCCCCAGGATCGGCCTGCCGGTGAGGGCGGCGATGATCTCCGGGTTGGTGCGTTCGGCCAGTCCCGGACGATCGGGATATTGGTTAATAATGATCCCGGCCACCTCCAACCCGGCCTGGACCGCGGCTTTGACGGTGAGCGTCGTATGGTTGATCGTTCCCAGGCCGGGCCGGGTCACGACCACCAGGGGCAACTCCAGCCAGAGAGCCAGATCCAGGACCAGAAATTTAGTATTAATCAATGGCACATAGAGACCGCCGGCGCCTTCCACTACCAGATAATCATAGCGGCTGGCCAGCTCACCATAGGCCTGGGCAATATTCTCTAGGTCGATGCTTACCCCGGTCTGGGCCGCGGCTACCGCCGGGGCCAGGGGAAGCCGTAAAACTATGGGGGCCAGCAAGGACAAGGGTTCTTTTAAGCCGGCCAGTTCCTGAGCCAACCGGGCGTCTTCGGCTATCAGACCGCCCTCGGTTTCGGTAGCCCCGCTCTGGATGGGCTTGAAATAGACCGCTCGGGTGCCCACGGCCCGCAGCGCCGCCGTCAGCCCCGCGGCAATGACGGTTTTGCCTACGCCAGTATCGGTACCGGTGACAAATATCCCGGCGGTGCGGGAGATTTCAGGTAAGATCGCCATTATTGCTCATCTCTGGTGGCCGGATACAGACCCTGATCGGCCAGCATCTGCAAATCCTCATCCGGTAATCGGCCTTTTGTGGTCAGATAATCTCCG includes the following:
- the bioD gene encoding dethiobiotin synthase translates to MAILPEISRTAGIFVTGTDTGVGKTVIAAGLTAALRAVGTRAVYFKPIQSGATETEGGLIAEDARLAQELAGLKEPLSLLAPIVLRLPLAPAVAAAQTGVSIDLENIAQAYGELASRYDYLVVEGAGGLYVPLINTKFLVLDLALWLELPLVVVTRPGLGTINHTTLTVKAAVQAGLEVAGIIINQYPDRPGLAERTNPEIIAALTGRPILGKVPYIPDFDDPSGRKRLIESLVPLISRIYWPRP